One stretch of Meiothermus cerbereus DSM 11376 DNA includes these proteins:
- a CDS encoding M23 family metallopeptidase, translating to MARAPHPLASSVTLTVPLWLVAVLPILLVAVVLLGWVKSSSQREQLAQLEAQARKLSLELEAEKSRNEAYSIEAVQLQQSLTVLEAEINRLRVKAGLPRIRLVPEPSQSNPVPKPIGAPRGAGEPIDPGSLLLSLRSQVGNFAAELEATALALNNPPPPDPQPGRILRRPPPPTLARTPQNRSPDPAQFIPTGLPLLVEASLTSAFGYRTNPFGGGAYEFHNGVDFAAPEGTPVYATATGTVSEMGWNPIFGLMVLLDHGNGLHTLYGHLASSYVEKGQQVGQSHLIGAVGSTGRSTGPHLHYTVYRYGKAVDPLPFISGKSIR from the coding sequence ATGGCCAGAGCGCCCCACCCCCTCGCCTCGAGCGTTACCCTAACGGTGCCGCTCTGGCTGGTGGCTGTTTTGCCGATTTTGCTGGTAGCGGTGGTGCTGCTGGGATGGGTCAAAAGCTCGAGCCAACGTGAGCAGTTGGCCCAGCTTGAGGCCCAGGCCCGCAAGCTTAGCCTGGAGCTCGAGGCCGAAAAAAGCCGCAACGAAGCCTACAGCATCGAAGCTGTCCAGCTCCAGCAAAGCCTTACCGTGCTGGAGGCCGAAATTAACCGGCTGCGGGTCAAGGCCGGTCTGCCCAGGATTCGCCTGGTACCCGAGCCATCCCAGTCCAACCCGGTACCCAAACCGATCGGCGCCCCCAGAGGGGCTGGTGAGCCCATCGACCCGGGCAGCCTGCTGCTCAGCCTGCGCTCACAGGTTGGGAATTTTGCTGCCGAGCTCGAGGCCACCGCCCTCGCCCTAAACAACCCACCTCCACCCGACCCCCAACCGGGACGCATCTTGCGGCGTCCTCCGCCCCCCACCCTGGCCCGCACACCCCAAAACCGCTCCCCCGACCCGGCGCAATTCATCCCCACCGGCCTGCCCTTGCTGGTCGAAGCCAGCCTTACCTCGGCCTTTGGCTACCGCACCAACCCTTTTGGCGGCGGAGCCTACGAATTCCACAACGGGGTAGATTTTGCTGCCCCCGAAGGCACCCCGGTATATGCCACCGCCACCGGCACGGTAAGCGAGATGGGCTGGAACCCCATTTTTGGGCTAATGGTGCTGCTAGACCACGGCAATGGCCTGCACACCCTGTATGGCCACCTCGCCTCCTCATATGTTGAAAAAGGCCAGCAGGTCGGGCAGAGCCACCTGATTGGCGCAGTGGGTTCTACCGGACGCTCCACCGGGCCGCACCTGCACTACACCGTCTATCGCTACGGGAAAGCTGTTGACCCTTTGCCCTTTATATCCGGAAAAAGCATTCGTTGA
- the phnC gene encoding phosphonate ABC transporter ATP-binding protein, with protein sequence MIEVRNLNQTFQTAKGPLKVLMDVNLEIAPGDFVAVIGRSGAGKSTFLRTLNGLLIPTSGSVVVNGTDITKLPKRELQKYRRTVGFIFQQFNLVNRLSALDNVLHGRLGYLPTWRGLLGLYSEADYRIARQQLERVDLAAKENARVDSLSGGQQQRVAVARAMAQQPTLMLADEPAANLDPVLSEEVMRTLKRFNEQDGVTVVINIHALDLALKYAKRIVAFKRGRLVFDGPPAQLSEAMVDDLYERKEMLA encoded by the coding sequence ATGATTGAAGTCCGAAACCTTAACCAGACCTTCCAAACCGCCAAGGGGCCCCTCAAGGTTTTGATGGATGTGAACCTCGAGATTGCCCCAGGTGATTTTGTCGCCGTAATTGGACGTTCGGGTGCTGGCAAGAGCACCTTTTTGCGTACCCTGAATGGGCTCTTGATTCCTACCTCGGGCTCGGTGGTGGTGAATGGCACCGACATTACCAAGCTGCCCAAGCGCGAACTGCAAAAGTACCGCCGCACCGTGGGGTTTATTTTTCAGCAGTTCAATCTGGTCAACCGTTTGAGCGCCCTCGATAACGTTTTGCATGGCCGCCTGGGCTACCTTCCGACCTGGCGTGGTTTGCTGGGTTTGTACAGTGAGGCCGACTACCGCATTGCTCGGCAGCAGCTCGAGCGGGTGGATCTGGCGGCCAAGGAGAACGCTCGAGTGGACTCGCTCTCGGGCGGGCAGCAACAGCGGGTGGCCGTTGCCCGGGCCATGGCCCAGCAACCCACCCTGATGCTGGCCGACGAGCCTGCCGCCAACCTCGACCCGGTTTTGTCGGAGGAGGTGATGCGCACCCTCAAGCGCTTCAACGAACAGGACGGGGTTACGGTGGTCATCAACATCCATGCCCTCGACCTGGCCTTGAAGTACGCCAAGCGCATCGTCGCCTTCAAACGGGGGCGACTGGTGTTTGATGGCCCGCCCGCGCAGCTTTCCGAGGCGATGGTGGACGACCTCTACGAACGCAAGGAGATGCTGGCATGA
- the phnE gene encoding phosphonate ABC transporter, permease protein PhnE, with the protein MTGLLLYTLFGLALAVLMGVARGSMRRWIVGAGMALLVVFAAFPFSRARGFLSRDTIDPTLLGLTPFYPLLLLIPLGVLVALVLAPRGGKAAGWGGVLGGVAVVVAAGSWYLQPAQLVRLQPVNGLMELLVAALVAGSIALLSFSRPQLRIPILLLAALAGVLAFFWFHTPQGGGAYLPKSLGYYKLFFSTSPQSQQEMVESYNRALPELNAIRKELGQDELKPIQGLSDLQGAIPQQASSQGFRLVQPATTQYGAFGVFFLAGLMLGAGLVLLRNPALQEPDDFRAGILIALVVSFLIPAFDATEFDLNKLVEGWPFLQQFADKAWPPMLADVAAERYPLQEVLSQIAVTVQMALVGTFLAAIFAMPISFLAARNVTAGTPLMRTVFYLTRLFLNVLRGVPTLIIALILVAAVGLGPFAGVMAIAIHSLTELGKLYSEAIENADKGPVEALESTGASGVNVVRWAILPQVLPLFVSYTVYNFEINFRSSLVLGLVGAGGIGYFINEKMASGQYDQMIVGVIAIVIVVNIIDFASSWLRSRLV; encoded by the coding sequence ATGACCGGACTGCTGCTTTACACCCTGTTCGGGCTGGCGCTGGCGGTGCTGATGGGCGTGGCCAGGGGTTCCATGCGACGCTGGATTGTAGGGGCGGGGATGGCCCTGCTGGTGGTGTTTGCGGCCTTCCCTTTTAGCCGGGCCAGGGGCTTCCTGAGCCGCGACACCATCGATCCCACGCTGCTAGGTTTAACGCCATTTTATCCCCTGCTGCTGCTGATTCCTTTGGGTGTGCTTGTAGCCCTGGTGCTGGCCCCTCGAGGTGGAAAAGCTGCTGGATGGGGTGGGGTGCTGGGGGGAGTAGCGGTGGTGGTGGCCGCCGGGAGCTGGTATTTGCAGCCAGCCCAGCTGGTTCGCTTGCAGCCCGTTAATGGTCTGATGGAACTGCTCGTGGCGGCTTTGGTAGCAGGCTCGATTGCCCTGCTTTCCTTTAGCCGACCCCAGCTACGCATTCCCATTCTGCTGCTGGCGGCTTTGGCAGGGGTTCTGGCCTTCTTCTGGTTTCACACGCCTCAAGGGGGTGGGGCTTACCTTCCCAAAAGCCTGGGCTACTACAAGCTGTTTTTCTCTACATCTCCCCAGAGCCAGCAGGAGATGGTTGAATCCTATAACCGGGCCCTGCCCGAGCTCAACGCAATACGCAAGGAACTGGGCCAGGACGAACTAAAGCCCATTCAGGGCCTCTCCGACCTGCAAGGGGCCATACCCCAGCAGGCCTCGAGCCAGGGCTTCCGTCTGGTGCAACCGGCCACCACCCAGTACGGGGCTTTTGGGGTTTTCTTTTTAGCGGGGCTAATGCTGGGGGCAGGGCTGGTGCTGCTGCGAAACCCGGCCCTGCAAGAGCCCGACGATTTCCGCGCAGGCATCCTGATTGCCCTGGTGGTGAGTTTCTTAATACCGGCGTTCGATGCCACCGAGTTCGACCTCAACAAACTGGTGGAGGGCTGGCCCTTCCTGCAGCAGTTCGCCGACAAAGCCTGGCCGCCCATGCTGGCCGATGTTGCTGCAGAGCGCTACCCCCTCCAGGAGGTGTTGAGCCAGATCGCCGTAACGGTGCAGATGGCCCTGGTGGGCACCTTTCTGGCCGCGATTTTTGCCATGCCCATCTCGTTTCTGGCGGCCCGCAACGTAACCGCGGGTACGCCCTTGATGCGTACGGTGTTTTACCTGACCCGCCTGTTTTTGAATGTGCTGCGGGGGGTGCCTACCCTGATTATTGCCCTGATTTTAGTGGCGGCGGTAGGACTGGGGCCTTTTGCGGGGGTGATGGCCATTGCCATTCACTCCCTGACCGAGCTGGGCAAACTCTACTCCGAGGCTATCGAAAACGCCGATAAAGGGCCGGTGGAGGCCCTCGAGTCCACCGGTGCTTCGGGAGTAAATGTGGTGCGCTGGGCCATTCTGCCCCAGGTGTTGCCGCTGTTTGTGTCGTACACGGTCTACAACTTCGAGATTAACTTCCGCTCCTCGCTGGTGCTGGGCCTGGTGGGCGCAGGTGGCATCGGCTACTTCATCAACGAGAAGATGGCCTCGGGGCAGTACGACCAGATGATTGTGGGGGTTATTGCGATTGTGATTGTGGTCAACATCATCGACTTTGCCTCTTCGTGGCTGCGCAGCCGACTTGTCTGA
- a CDS encoding nucleoside phosphorylase: MAELYHIGFGPQDLGDNPPTLAILSGDPNRATRIAHTKLSQVKTLSENRGLNSYLGRLPNGRPVISATSGMGAPSLSIVVNELVQVGIRTIIRVGTSGSIQEEVRPGSVVISKAALCRQGAANDIAPPEYPASADPFLTVALVEAAKRMGIEYALGITASVDTFYEGQERTGSANPHLLRSLQGITEEYRNLRVLNYEMEAGTLFKMGNVYGFAAACICGIIAQRTKAEQPILEAKDLAVQRAIDVAMEVAAQFA; this comes from the coding sequence ATGGCAGAGCTCTATCACATCGGCTTTGGGCCCCAAGACCTAGGCGACAATCCCCCCACCCTGGCCATTCTGAGCGGCGACCCCAACCGCGCCACCCGGATTGCCCACACCAAGCTAAGCCAGGTCAAAACCCTCTCGGAGAACCGTGGCCTGAATAGTTACCTGGGCCGTCTGCCCAACGGACGCCCGGTTATATCGGCCACCAGCGGCATGGGCGCCCCCAGCCTGAGCATTGTGGTCAACGAGCTGGTGCAGGTAGGTATCCGCACCATCATTCGGGTAGGCACCAGCGGCTCCATCCAGGAGGAGGTACGGCCCGGAAGCGTGGTGATTTCCAAAGCCGCCCTGTGCCGCCAGGGAGCCGCCAACGACATTGCCCCACCCGAGTACCCCGCCAGCGCCGACCCTTTCCTCACCGTAGCCCTGGTGGAGGCCGCCAAGCGGATGGGCATCGAGTACGCCCTGGGCATCACTGCTTCGGTGGATACCTTCTATGAGGGCCAGGAGCGCACCGGGTCGGCCAACCCGCATCTGTTGCGCTCCTTGCAAGGCATCACCGAAGAGTACCGCAACCTGCGGGTACTCAACTACGAGATGGAGGCCGGAACCCTATTCAAGATGGGCAACGTCTATGGGTTTGCCGCAGCCTGCATCTGCGGCATCATCGCGCAGCGCACCAAGGCCGAGCAGCCCATCCTGGAAGCCAAGGATTTGGCCGTGCAGAGGGCCATAGATGTGGCCATGGAGGTTGCGGCGCAGTTCGCGTAG
- a CDS encoding M23 family metallopeptidase, protein MPPRRHPVRYTLWLARTGAAPKTLSLPVWVPVVLVLGLLGWSGLNLWLWQRTAEMRSLQIQLVSLSDQARKLNNQLAAERTRNNALSQDAQNILKQLRVLEDEINTLRERAGMPKIKLTPSRNEGGGRGGAAAPAALEDVLRYADQQTAALADKLGEVSPALNEALRREAAMPYGYPIRGQTRITSYFGYRRNPFGWGFEFHNGVDFSASYGTPVQATGAGVVVEAGWKGPFGLAVVLDHGYGYRTLYGHLSSISVRVGQRLERGERVGLVGSTGRSTGPHLHYTVFRNGGEVNPNRYLD, encoded by the coding sequence ATGCCACCCCGCCGACACCCAGTGCGTTACACCCTGTGGCTGGCCCGAACCGGAGCCGCCCCTAAAACGCTCTCGCTCCCGGTGTGGGTTCCAGTGGTACTGGTGCTGGGGCTGCTCGGTTGGAGCGGCCTGAACCTCTGGCTCTGGCAGCGCACCGCCGAGATGCGCAGTCTTCAAATTCAGCTGGTGAGCCTTTCGGATCAGGCCCGCAAGCTCAACAACCAGTTGGCGGCCGAGCGCACCCGTAACAACGCCCTGAGCCAGGACGCGCAAAACATTCTTAAGCAGCTTCGGGTGCTCGAGGACGAGATCAACACCTTACGCGAGCGGGCCGGAATGCCCAAAATCAAGCTCACCCCAAGCCGTAACGAAGGCGGGGGACGTGGGGGTGCTGCGGCTCCGGCGGCGCTGGAGGATGTGCTGCGGTATGCCGACCAGCAAACCGCGGCCCTTGCCGATAAGCTTGGCGAGGTATCCCCAGCCCTGAACGAGGCCCTAAGGCGCGAGGCGGCCATGCCCTATGGCTACCCCATCCGCGGGCAGACCCGCATCACCTCGTATTTCGGCTATCGCCGTAACCCTTTTGGCTGGGGTTTTGAGTTCCACAACGGGGTCGACTTCTCGGCCTCCTACGGCACCCCCGTACAGGCCACTGGCGCTGGTGTGGTGGTCGAGGCCGGCTGGAAGGGCCCGTTTGGCCTGGCGGTGGTGTTGGATCATGGCTACGGCTACCGCACCTTATACGGGCATTTATCTTCCATCTCGGTACGGGTTGGGCAGCGCCTCGAGCGCGGTGAGCGGGTGGGCCTGGTGGGTTCCACAGGCCGCTCCACCGGGCCGCACCTGCACTACACCGTCTTCCGCAACGGGGGCGAGGTTAATCCAAACCGCTACCTCGACTAG
- a CDS encoding acetyl-CoA carboxylase carboxyltransferase subunit alpha, whose protein sequence is MPLEFEKPIEELEAKIAELEGFAASSGVDLSGEIQVLRERLAQLKSETFENLSRWERVQLARAPGRPTTLEVIGGIMTEFVELYGDRTYGEDPAVVGGLARFEGTSVVVAGHQKGRDTKENIRRNFAMPHPEGYRKAMRLMDLADRFGRPFIAFIDTPGAYPGISAEERGQAWVIAQSIQRMARLRVPAIAIILGEGGSGGALAIGVGNRVLILENAWYSVISPESCAAILWRDAKEAAKAAEALKLSAPDLLSLGIVDQIIPEPSGGAHRDPAATLVNIKQALAATLKELSSLGPEELFEDRYQRFRGLGRYQT, encoded by the coding sequence ATGCCGCTTGAGTTCGAGAAGCCCATTGAAGAGCTCGAGGCCAAAATAGCCGAGCTCGAGGGGTTTGCCGCCAGCAGCGGGGTAGACCTCTCGGGAGAGATTCAGGTTCTGCGGGAGCGCTTAGCCCAGCTCAAGTCCGAAACCTTCGAGAACCTGTCGCGCTGGGAACGGGTACAACTGGCCCGCGCCCCTGGCCGACCCACCACTCTCGAGGTCATCGGGGGCATCATGACGGAGTTTGTGGAGCTCTACGGAGATCGCACCTATGGTGAGGACCCCGCTGTGGTGGGGGGGCTGGCCCGCTTCGAGGGTACCTCGGTGGTGGTGGCAGGCCACCAGAAAGGCCGCGATACCAAGGAAAACATCCGGCGCAACTTTGCCATGCCCCACCCCGAGGGCTACCGCAAGGCCATGCGCCTGATGGATCTGGCCGACCGGTTCGGACGGCCCTTTATCGCCTTCATCGACACCCCAGGAGCCTACCCTGGCATCTCTGCCGAAGAGCGCGGCCAGGCCTGGGTGATTGCCCAGAGCATCCAGCGCATGGCCCGCCTGCGGGTACCGGCCATTGCCATCATTCTGGGCGAGGGGGGTTCAGGAGGGGCCCTGGCCATTGGCGTGGGCAACCGCGTGCTGATTCTGGAAAACGCTTGGTACTCGGTCATCTCGCCCGAGTCCTGCGCGGCCATCTTGTGGCGCGACGCCAAGGAAGCGGCCAAAGCCGCCGAGGCCCTCAAGCTCTCGGCCCCCGACCTCCTGAGCCTGGGGATCGTGGATCAGATCATCCCCGAACCAAGCGGCGGCGCCCACCGCGACCCTGCTGCCACCCTGGTCAATATCAAGCAAGCCCTGGCAGCCACGCTCAAAGAACTCTCGAGCCTGGGTCCCGAGGAGCTCTTTGAGGATCGCTACCAGCGCTTCAGGGGCTTGGGACGCTATCAGACCTGA
- a CDS encoding bactofilin family protein, with amino-acid sequence MAVLGAGRKSNPATLTYLSEGSEIEGNLKTPGNTRIDGRVKGSVVVEGDLEVGSNAHIEGDQVKANNIIVHGQIHAQIIASGKLHITKSARVEGDVRAMSLDVEAGAVFVGRSQTGEPRALPQNTRTGNSP; translated from the coding sequence ATGGCGGTGTTAGGCGCAGGACGTAAATCCAACCCAGCTACGCTCACCTACCTGAGCGAAGGCAGCGAGATCGAAGGCAACCTGAAGACCCCCGGCAACACGCGTATTGACGGCAGGGTCAAGGGTTCGGTAGTGGTCGAGGGCGACCTCGAGGTCGGCAGCAACGCCCACATAGAAGGCGATCAAGTCAAGGCCAATAACATTATTGTGCATGGGCAGATTCACGCCCAGATTATCGCCAGCGGCAAGCTGCACATCACCAAGAGCGCCAGGGTAGAAGGGGACGTGCGGGCGATGTCGCTGGATGTGGAGGCTGGCGCGGTTTTTGTCGGGCGCAGCCAGACCGGCGAGCCCCGTGCCCTCCCCCAGAACACCCGGACAGGCAACAGCCCGTAA
- a CDS encoding serine hydrolase yields the protein MLSAWCKVGCFPRRPWQKCAAALGWQIPQPAFSGGSLCSRQTLGHTGFTGTGVWLDFERGYAWALLTNRVHPSRHQELRRSVGNAIAAAWKG from the coding sequence ATGCTCAGCGCCTGGTGCAAGGTGGGGTGCTTTCCCCGGCGGCCCTGGCAGAAATGCGCCGCCGCTTTGGGCTGGCAAATCCCCCAGCCTGCTTTTAGTGGTGGCAGCCTGTGCAGCCGTCAGACCCTGGGCCACACCGGGTTTACCGGAACCGGCGTGTGGCTGGATTTTGAGCGGGGGTACGCCTGGGCTTTGCTGACCAACCGCGTACACCCCAGCCGGCACCAAGAACTGCGCCGCTCAGTTGGGAATGCCATTGCCGCAGCCTGGAAAGGCTGA
- a CDS encoding bacteriorhodopsin-like, whose amino-acid sequence MIGADTPITTGQYLLVYNMLSLTIAGMAAGGLFFLFARSFISPKYHLAMYLSTLVCWIAAYHYYRIFQSWQDAYVVGTGSNAGLYLPSGTLFNDAYRYADWLLTVPLLLAELILVLALPRATTNNLLFKLITAAVLMLVLGYPGEVSTDNGTRWLWGTLSSIPFVYILYVLWVELTKALDKQPERVKLLTRNMRLLLLASWGFYPIAYLIPTLGVGDAVGIVGLQVGYSLADLLAKPVFGFLLYAIAREKTLADNPKFDEERVAAISRS is encoded by the coding sequence ATGATCGGAGCAGACACACCCATCACCACAGGTCAGTATCTTTTGGTATACAACATGCTCTCCCTAACCATCGCAGGTATGGCTGCGGGGGGACTGTTTTTTCTCTTTGCCCGCAGCTTCATCTCCCCTAAGTACCACCTGGCCATGTACCTCTCCACTCTGGTTTGCTGGATTGCCGCTTACCACTACTACCGTATCTTCCAAAGCTGGCAGGACGCGTACGTTGTTGGCACAGGCAGCAACGCTGGCTTATACCTGCCCAGCGGCACCCTGTTCAACGACGCGTACCGCTACGCAGACTGGTTGCTTACCGTTCCTCTTCTCTTAGCTGAACTGATACTTGTGCTGGCACTTCCAAGGGCAACCACAAACAACCTCCTTTTCAAGCTAATTACTGCTGCAGTCCTGATGCTTGTACTCGGGTATCCAGGCGAAGTTTCAACCGATAACGGCACACGCTGGCTTTGGGGAACCCTTTCCAGCATACCTTTTGTCTACATCCTGTACGTGCTTTGGGTTGAACTGACAAAGGCGCTGGATAAGCAGCCAGAGCGGGTCAAGCTCCTTACCAGAAACATGCGCCTTTTGCTGCTCGCCTCCTGGGGCTTTTACCCAATCGCTTACCTGATTCCTACCCTGGGTGTGGGCGATGCAGTGGGTATTGTGGGTTTACAAGTGGGTTACAGCCTGGCCGATCTGCTCGCTAAGCCGGTCTTTGGCTTCCTGCTGTACGCCATTGCACGCGAGAAAACACTGGCAGACAACCCGAAGTTTGACGAAGAGCGCGTCGCCGCCATAAGCCGCTCCTAA
- a CDS encoding HAD family hydrolase → MQALIFDFDGTILDTESSEFQAWQEVYRQYDLELPLDYWLPFIGNNSISFDPADNLEKLLGKPLDKKGLERWVEARKQTLNQSLQPLPGVLDYLEAAQAMGLKLGVASSSRRAWVEGHLERLGLLGYFQVIRTKEDVALTKPDPALFLRAAEGLGVSPAQTIVLEDSLNGVLAARSAGAFTVAIPNALTQHLDLSQADLLLSCLCDLALWDLLRIAQQKRPTHLFPIA, encoded by the coding sequence ATGCAAGCACTCATCTTCGATTTCGACGGCACCATTCTGGATACCGAAAGCAGCGAGTTCCAGGCCTGGCAGGAGGTGTATCGGCAGTACGACCTCGAGCTCCCGCTGGATTACTGGCTCCCCTTCATCGGCAATAACTCGATTTCTTTCGACCCTGCCGACAACCTGGAAAAGCTTTTGGGCAAACCCCTGGACAAAAAAGGCCTCGAGCGATGGGTGGAAGCCCGCAAGCAAACCCTCAATCAGTCTTTACAGCCCCTGCCGGGGGTGCTGGACTACCTCGAGGCCGCCCAGGCTATGGGCCTCAAACTAGGGGTCGCCAGCAGTTCCAGACGGGCCTGGGTGGAAGGTCACCTGGAGCGCTTGGGGTTGTTGGGGTATTTCCAGGTCATCCGCACCAAGGAGGACGTGGCCCTTACCAAACCCGACCCAGCCCTTTTTCTGCGGGCTGCCGAAGGGCTGGGGGTTTCTCCCGCTCAGACCATCGTGCTCGAGGACTCGCTTAACGGGGTGCTGGCGGCCAGGTCGGCGGGGGCTTTTACGGTGGCTATTCCCAACGCCCTTACCCAACACCTTGACCTGAGCCAGGCCGACCTGCTGCTCAGCTGTCTATGCGACCTTGCGCTGTGGGACTTACTGCGCATCGCCCAGCAGAAACGACCTACCCACCTATTCCCCATTGCTTAG
- the accD gene encoding acetyl-CoA carboxylase, carboxyltransferase subunit beta, whose product MALERLFRRRRAQGEARDIPELWVKCPKCDAQIYKKDLETNLHVCPKCEHHLRMSADKRIEMLADAGSFEQITGLKPTDPLGFVDTEPYPKRLERYQKEAGRPDAIVGGRCTIGGVESVLLVMDYAFAGGSMGSVVGEEITRGIELAAQENRAVVIVSVSGGARMQEAALSLMQMAKTTLALDRLWAKKLPYISILTDPTTGGVTASFAAIADVILAEPGALIGFAGPRVIKQTIRQDLPEGFQRSEFLLKHGMVDQVVDRRKLKETVAKILKLLHPRTVNHAE is encoded by the coding sequence ATGGCCTTAGAGCGGCTTTTCCGCCGTCGCCGGGCACAGGGCGAGGCAAGGGATATTCCCGAGCTGTGGGTCAAGTGCCCCAAGTGCGACGCGCAGATATACAAGAAGGACCTCGAGACCAACCTGCACGTATGCCCCAAATGCGAGCATCACCTGCGTATGTCTGCCGATAAGCGCATCGAGATGCTGGCCGATGCAGGTAGCTTTGAGCAGATTACCGGCCTCAAACCCACCGACCCCCTGGGCTTCGTGGACACCGAACCCTACCCCAAGCGGCTCGAGCGCTACCAGAAAGAAGCCGGGCGGCCCGACGCCATAGTGGGCGGGAGGTGCACCATTGGCGGTGTGGAGAGCGTGCTGTTGGTGATGGACTATGCCTTTGCGGGCGGTTCGATGGGCAGCGTGGTGGGCGAAGAAATTACCCGTGGCATCGAGCTGGCGGCCCAGGAAAACCGGGCGGTGGTGATCGTCTCGGTCTCGGGTGGGGCCAGAATGCAGGAAGCAGCCCTCTCGCTCATGCAGATGGCAAAAACCACCCTGGCCTTAGACCGGCTTTGGGCTAAAAAACTGCCCTATATCTCGATCCTCACCGACCCCACCACCGGGGGGGTAACGGCCAGCTTCGCCGCTATTGCCGATGTGATTTTGGCCGAGCCAGGCGCCCTGATTGGTTTTGCCGGGCCGCGGGTCATTAAGCAGACCATCCGCCAGGATTTGCCCGAGGGCTTCCAGCGTTCGGAATTTTTGCTCAAGCACGGCATGGTGGATCAGGTCGTAGACCGTCGCAAGCTCAAGGAAACTGTGGCAAAAATACTGAAGCTACTGCACCCCAGGACGGTGAACCATGCTGAATAG
- a CDS encoding phosphate/phosphite/phosphonate ABC transporter substrate-binding protein yields MKRSLFLILALLAFALSMGLAQNPIKVRIGFNPTQNSDQLRPAAQAIADYLERRFQGAIEVEIFIPTEYRGLIEAMRGGNLDFAFFPPDGYVIANQDVGAQVLLKSVRGSSPFYWSAIIVRKDSGIKNLQGLDGKSIAWVDKNSAAGYVFPRAAVVGAGFDPDKLFAKQTFAGRHDACVLAVLNKSVDACATFANDTRNKSGAWTQFLKPEEAAQLTAIFYSRPIPGDTFSVSKQFITKYPTLSRGIAAALQGIKTPENKLLFNLYRIDYMIPAQDSDYDVVRQARKVAGQ; encoded by the coding sequence ATGAAACGCAGCCTGTTTCTCATTTTGGCTTTGCTGGCTTTTGCGCTGTCGATGGGTCTGGCTCAGAACCCAATCAAGGTGCGCATTGGCTTCAACCCCACCCAGAACTCTGACCAGCTTCGTCCGGCGGCTCAGGCCATCGCAGACTATCTCGAGCGCCGCTTCCAGGGGGCCATCGAGGTGGAAATCTTCATCCCTACCGAGTACCGGGGCCTGATTGAGGCCATGCGCGGGGGCAACCTCGACTTTGCCTTCTTCCCCCCCGATGGCTACGTGATTGCCAACCAGGATGTGGGGGCTCAGGTGCTCCTCAAGAGCGTGCGCGGCTCCAGCCCCTTCTACTGGAGCGCCATTATCGTGCGTAAAGACTCAGGCATTAAGAACCTCCAGGGGCTTGATGGTAAGAGCATCGCCTGGGTTGATAAGAACTCGGCCGCCGGGTACGTTTTCCCCCGTGCAGCGGTGGTAGGGGCCGGCTTCGACCCCGACAAGCTGTTCGCCAAGCAGACCTTTGCGGGCCGGCACGATGCCTGCGTGCTGGCTGTGCTTAACAAGTCGGTGGATGCCTGCGCTACTTTTGCCAACGATACCCGCAACAAAAGCGGGGCCTGGACGCAGTTCCTCAAACCCGAGGAAGCCGCCCAGCTCACAGCAATTTTCTACTCCAGGCCTATCCCTGGCGATACCTTCTCGGTTTCTAAGCAATTCATTACCAAGTACCCCACCCTTTCGCGGGGCATTGCCGCTGCTTTGCAGGGCATCAAAACTCCGGAAAATAAGCTTCTGTTCAACCTTTACCGCATCGACTACATGATTCCTGCCCAGGACTCCGACTACGATGTGGTGCGCCAGGCCCGCAAAGTGGCCGGTCAATAA